In Thunnus thynnus chromosome 13, fThuThy2.1, whole genome shotgun sequence, the following proteins share a genomic window:
- the LOC137195578 gene encoding pecanex-like protein 3 isoform X1: MGSQALQILRQGVWASLTGGWYVDPHQSTFSNCFHLYLWIFLLAFPFLLYMALPPSLVVAGMYSAVVAVFFTAIKVVNYRLHAMFDLGEIVEKKQASLTAEAPRTEEGDDGSGAHDGNQHRDSHVGVEMTVFRKVNSTPPVRCSSQHSLFGLNQVSEFLPQLEDTGGTKDIKELMREQGSNNVIVTSAHRDILRQSSQDTIRAPGVGQSCIAALGGDFPGHMGVSVMSAGFGEPGDCLSIPPSPSSQEDGGEKEQLHEVEELPEQLSQQSPEDNGLGAYSPLGPSAESESLGDTPLSPLIKSSLSEELSENLLGLGLDPVAFAPGTEHPGSRSGVALAAGSTDSCFSAGGGTTDRETLSTVSSYRSEKTDSTQLESPSFSHPRPADGQASASAPAMGSNIHEPTEDPAGQGGSDTDNLSDSVLLRSPSKEFSLSQGLDRTLVEGEDLPPVPCDIAQPPPFQNSSPSSSGHSEVCDLDRNVPVPPLPPPRQANSVPSGLALGLVCSEPALPISSTPFLLSEQPALQAQQVVRPKDLKLLRASGSSVGHRPGRRKAPRRRAGAGSSSFDCGSYRRHHNHRQHRDYIPVRNRLGAKTYSESLFEDSSDEDDGSDMSAGSSLGSQRRYSSDDDDDDDDDSSSSTSCYSPDLANTGITSPLPSAAQLPTPREGDLPETAGPSHSRAAQRSSSTASAKTHARVLSMDGAGGGQSNTAALPSTLLTMPSTSTPAPRTLTISKSDLEARTIHTDSFPGTHHHRLDSLGGSWTGNQMGWRAAELAEEGAVGGAMASEDGGKHDSVSNVKRTQAIRRRHNAGSNPTPPPSTMGSPPSLQDLQRARTSSHSRTRTLPSALQFASSLLLPRSGIHEASTFDDTSEGAVHYFYDESGVKRSYTFGPAGGGYEDPVQERERQSQSSSFTSTEVQEGAPVLSMLQPRPVVLQGMQVRRVPLEMPEFDLDHESLQESQENTLMIEEKAKPKQYYRFWVLPGKWLRVRYDRLALLALLDRNRRVGENVFAVVLASLVAFLGFLLLLQGFFRDIWVFQFCLVIASCQYSLLKSVQPDAASPMHGHNWIIVYSRPVYFCLCCMMIWVFDLSGRYGSLQPFSLYGVTFFSAHFLLCVRDMLVVFALCFPVIFLFGLLPQVNTFVMCLLEQIDMHIFGGTATTSPLSSLFSLIRSVLVAALLYGFCLGAINAPWGDAHVPVLFSVFCGLLLALSYHLSRQSSDPTILWSLVKSKLFPELENRTPEEPPVEIKDPLPEKLRNSVKEILHSDLVMCPLMAVITFAISASTVFIALQPALSFVLYILAGVVGFITHYLLPQLRKQLPWFCLAHPVLRSREYSQFEVRDAAQLMWFEKLYAWLQCVEKYFIYPAVVLNSLTTEARAVGQNHKELDIYSRALFISVAGMKLLRSSFCAPSQQYVTLCFTTLFFHFDYPHFSETFLIDYYFMSILFSKMWDLLYKLRFVLTYIAPWQITWGSAFHAFAQPFAVPHSAVLFVQAIFSAIFSTPLNPVLGSAVFVTSYTRPVKFWERDYNTKRVDHSNTRLATQLDRNPGADDNNLNSIFYEHLTRSLQHSLCGDLLLGRWGNYTTGDCFILASDYLNALVHIIEIGNGLVTFQLRGLEFRGTYCQQREVEAITEGVEEDEGCCCCEPGHLPHMLSFNAAFGQRWLAWEVAATKYVLEGYSISDNNAASMLQVFDLRKILITYYVKSIIYYVSRSPKLEEWLTNETIQEALRPCLGPNYVDGDPTFNLNIDEDYDHRASGITPSSFCMVYLDWIQYCNSRRQTPVTSERDSPLVGLCFGLCILGRRALGTASHSMSASLEPFLYGLHALFKGDFRITSPRDEWVFADMELLNRVVAPGVRMSLKLHQDHFTSPDEYEDPTVLYDAITANEEKMLISHEGDPVWRSAILANMPSLLALRHIMDDGSDEYKIIMLNKRFLSFRVIKVNRECVRGLWAGQQQELVFLRNRNPERGSIQNAKQALRNMINSSCDQPIGYPIYVSPLTTSYAGGHSQLRSVWGGPVSPHNIYTWLISSWDRLQKGCGAGCNSGGNIEDSDCGGGSTSISTNPAVHTTQSTPASSLPQPHITTVQPSMGTDNPVGPTQNWPHHPQPLPLALLSQSEGRMEAGLLSSLQRTSSIQGLLGQQLSSSQLSFSSSVAPPALPGPERFCPASLLENSGHRAGQRAGLGQVSSLHYETHFGKWSFSGRKGFNGPAAVEGEGGTVQTIRTQPTPPAPLQETSLTQDPLGATQTLDPTLLSSGDPPTPREESTELPLLEHLR, translated from the exons ATGGGTTCCCAAGCTCTTCAGATATTACGGCAGGGTGTGTGGGCTTCACTCACAGGAGGGTGGTATGTGGACCCCCATCAGAGCACGTTCTCCAACTGCTTCCACCTCTACCTTTGGATATTCCTCCTGGCCTTCCCCTTTCTGCTGTACATG GCTCTTCCTCCTAGCTTGGTGGTCGCAGGCATGTACTCTGCCGTGGTGGCTGTCTTTTTCACAGCCATTAAAGTGGTGAACTACCGACTTCACGCTATGTTTGACCTTGGGGAGATTGTAGAGAAGAAGCAGGCCTCACTCACAGCTGAAGCCCCAAGGACAGAAGAAGGAGATGACGGTTCGGGTGCCCATGATGGGAATCAGCACAG GGATAGTCATGTTGGTGTAGAGATGACCGTGTTTCGGAAGGTCAACTCAACACCCCCGGTGCGCTGTAGCTCCCAGCACTCTCTGTTTGGACTGAACCAGGTGTCG GAGTTCTTGCCCCAGCTCGAGGATACAGGGGGAACTAAGG ATATCAAGGAGCTAATGCGGGAACAAGGAAGCAATAATGTGATTGTTACTTCAGCTCATCGTGATATCCTACGCCAGAGTTCCCAGGACACCATTA GGGCTCCAGGTGTGGGCCAGTCCTGCATTGCTGCTCTAGGAGGCGATTTCCCAGGTCACATGGGAGTATCTGTAATGTCTGCTGGATTTGGAGAACCTGGAGACTGCTTGTCTATACCCCCTTCACCCTCCAGCcaggaagatggaggagagaaagagcagtTGCATGAAGTGGAAGAGTTACCAGAACAACTGTCTCAACAAAGTCCTGAGGACAATGGGTTGGGGGCTTATTCTCCACTTGGCCCCTCTGCTGAGTCTGAGAGCCTGGGGGATACTCCCCTTAGCCCCCTTATAAAGAGCAGCTTAAGCGAGGAGCTGAGTGAAAATCTCCTGGGATTGGGCCTCGACCCTGTGGCATTTGCACCTGGGACTGAGCACCCAGGCAGCCGCAGCGGGGTAGCACTAGCTGCTGGATCCACGGACAGCTGTTTCAGTGCGGGTGGGGGCACCACAGACCGTGAGACGCTGAGCACGGTTAGCAGCTACCGCAGTGAAAAAACAGACTCCACTCAGCTGGAAAGTCCTTCATTCAGCCATCCACGGCCTGCAGATGGACAGGCATCTGCCTCAGCACCAGCGATGGGTTCTAACATCCATGAGCCCACAGAGGATCCAGCAGGACAAGGTGGCAGTGATACAGACAACCTGTCAGACAGTGTGCTACTGCGCTCCCCTTCCAAAGAGTTCTCCCTCAGCCAGGGGCTAGACAGGACACTTGTTGAAGGAGAGGATTTGCCTCCCGTACCCTGTGATATTGCACAGCCCCCTCCTTTCCAGAACTCTTCCCCTTCAAGTAGTGGCCACTCAGAGGTTTGTGATTTAGACAGAAATGTCCCTGTTCCTCCTTTACCCCCACCTCGGCAGGCCAATTCAGTGCCCTCAGGGCTGGCCCTGGGTCTAGTGTGTTCTGAGCCTGCTTTGCCCATATCTTCAACCCCCTTCCTACTGTCTGAGCAGCCTGCTCTGCAAGCCCAGCAGGTTGTGCGCCCTAAAGACTTAAAGCTGCTGCGGGCCAGTGGCAGTAGTGTGGGGCACAGGCCAGGCCGAAGGAAAGCCCCGCGGAGGCGAGCTGGAGCAGGAAGCAGTAGTTTTGACTGTGGCTCTTACAGGCGTCACCACAATCATAGACAACACAGAGATTACATACCGGTGCGCAACCGACTCGGCGCCAAGACTTACAGCGAAAGTCTGTTTGAGGATTCCAGCGACGAGGACGACGGCAGCGACATGAGCGCTGGCTCTAGCCTGGGTTCTCAGCGCCGATACAGCTCAGACgatgacgacgacgacgatgacGACTCAAGTTCCTCTACCTCCTGCTACTCCCCAGACCTCGCCAACACTGGCATTACATCCCCACTCCCCTCTGCTGCTCAACTGCCCACTCCAAGGGAAGGGGATTTACCTGAAACTGCTGGCCCCTCGCATTCTCGTGCTGCTCAGCGCTCTTCTAGCACAGCTAGTGCTAAGACTCACGCAAGAGTGCTAAGTATGGATGGGGCAGGTGGAGGCCAGAGCAACACGGCAGCTCTGCCTTCTACTCTGCTTACAATGCCCTCAACTTCCACCCCTGCACCTCGCACTCTCACCATCTCGAAGTCTGATCTGGAGGCTCGCACTATTCATACTGATAGCTTTCCGGGAACTCATCATCATCGGCTGGATTCTCTTGGGGGCTCTTGGACTGGTAACCAGATGGGCTGGAGGGCAGCAGAGTTGGCTGAAGAGGGAGCTGTGGGAGGAG CCATGGCTTCAGAGGATGGAGGCAAGCACGACTCAGTCAGCAACGTTAAGAGGACCCAGGCCATCCGCAGGAGACACAATGCTGGGAGCAACCCTACACCGCCCCCGTCCACCATGGGATCCCCTCCCAG CCTCCAGGACCTCCAGCGGGCTCGGACCTCCTCCCACTCACGTACCCGCACCCTTCCCTCAGCCTTACAGTTCGCCTCCTCGCTCCTACTGCCCCGCAGTGGCATCCACGAGGCCTCCACCTTTGACGACACATCAGAGGGGGCGGTGCACTATTTCTATGACGAGAGTG GAGTGAAGAGGTCTTACACATTTGGACCTGCTGGAGGCGGTTATGAGGACCCAGTTCA GGAAAGGGAGAGACAGTCCCAGTCCTCAAGCTTCACCTCCACTGAGGTCCAGGAAGGGGCACCAGTCCTGTCCATGCTCCAGCCCAGACCTGTGGTCTTACAGGGCATGCAGGTGCGCAGGGTGCCTCTGGAAATGCCTGAG TTTGATCTGGATCATGAGTCTCTACAAGAGTCCCAGGAAAACACACTGATGATTGAGGAGAAGGCTAAACCCAAACAGTACTATCGCTTTTGGGTGCTTCCCGGGAAGTGGCTGAGGGTTCGATATGATCGATTGGCTCTTCTGGCCTTATTGGACAG GAACCGCCGTGTtggagaaaatgtgtttgctgtggtGCTGGCCAGTCTGGTGGCCTTCCTGGGGTTCCTACTGCTGCTCCAGGGCTTTTTCAGGGACATCTGGGTCTTCCAGTTCTGCCTGGTCATTGCTAGCTGCCAGTACTCCTTACTGAAG AGCGTACAGCCAGACGCAGCCTCTCCGATGCAC GGTCATAACTGGATCATTGTGTACAGTCGGCCGGTTTACTTCTGCCTGTGCTGTATGATGATCTGGGTCTTTGACCTGTCTGGGCGCTATGGCAGCCTGCAACCATTCTCCCTCTATGGTGTCACCTTCTTCTCCGCACACTTCCTGCTCTGTGTCAGGGATATGCTCGTTG TGTTTGCCTTGTGTTTCCCGGTCATTTTCCTGTTTGGGTTGCTACCTCAGGTCAATACCTTTGTGATGTGTCTGCTGGAGCAGATCGACATGCACATTTTTGGTGGAACTG CCACTACCAGCCCCCTCTCATCTCTGTTCAGCCTCATACGCAGCGTGTTAGTGGCTGCTCTGCTGTATGGATTTTGCCTCGGTGCTATCAAC GCACCGTGGGGGGATGCCCATGTGCCAGTActgttctctgtgttttgcGGCCTACTCCTGGCCTTATCCTACCACCTCAGCCGCCAAAGCAGCGATCCCACCATCCTGTG GTCACTGGTGAAGTCTAAATTATTCCCAGAGCTGGAGAACCGAACACCAGAAGAACCCCCTGTGGAGATCAAGGACCCTCTTCCCGAGAAGCTTCGTAACTCTGTG AAAGAGATTCTTCATTCAGACCTTGTCATGTGTCCCCTCATGGCTGTGATTACGTTTGCCATCAGTGCCAGCACAGTTTTCATCGCCCTTCAA CCTGCGCTTAGCTTCGTCTTGTACATCCTGGCCGGAGTTGTAGGTTTTATTACACACTATCTCCTGCCTCAGCTCCGCAAACAACTGCCATGGTTCTGCTTGGCTCACCCTGTGCTCCGTTCCAGAGAGTACAGTCAGTTTGAGGTCcgag aTGCCGCTCAGTTAATGTGGTTTGAGAAGCTGTACGCATGGCTGCAGTGTGTGGAGAAATATTTCATCTACCCGGCCGTAGTGCTTAACTCTCTGACGACGGAAGCTCGAGCTGTGGGCCAGAACCATAAAGAGCTGGACATCTA CAGCCGAGCTCTCTTCATCTCAGTAGCAGGCATGAAGCTGCTGCGTTCATCCTTCTGTGCCCCGTCGCAGCAGTACGTGACACTGTGCTTCACCACGCTCTTCTTCCACTTCGACTACCCGCACTTCTCCGAGACCTTCCTCATCGACTACTACTTCATGTCCATTCTCTTTAGCAAG ATGTGGGACCTGCTGTACAAGCTGCGTTTCGTGTTGACTTACATCGCCCCCTGGCAGATCACCTGGGGCTCAGCCTTCCACGCCTTCGCTCAGCCCTTCGCTGTTCCAC ACTCTGCTGTGCTTTTTGTCCAGGCCATCTTTTCCGCCATATTCTCCACCCCTCTTAATCCTGTCCTAGGCAGCGCCGTGTTCGTCACCTCATATACCAGACCAGTTAAATTCTGGGAGCGAGACTACAA CACCAAGCGGGTCGATCATTCCAACACCAGACTCGCCACTCAGTTAGACCGCAACCCAG GTGCCGACGACAACAACCTGAACTCGATTTTCTACGAGCACCTGACGCGCTCCCTGCAGCACAGCCTGTGCGGAGACCTGCTGCTCGGCCGCTGGGGCAACTACACCACAGGCGACTGCTTCATCCTCGCCTCAGACTACCTCAACGCTCTGGTGCACATCATCGAGATTGGCAACGGACTTGTCACTTTCCAGCTGAGGGGTCTGGAGTTCAGAG GCACCTACTGTCAGCAGAGGGAGGTAGAGGCCATCACAgagggagtggaggaggacgaaggctgctgctgctgtgaaccCGGTCACCTTCCACACATGTTGTCGTTCAACGCAGCCTTCGGACAGCGCTGGCTAGCCTGGGAGGTGGCCGCCACCAAGTATGTACTAGAGGGTTACAGCATCAGCGACAACAATGCCGCCTCCATGTTGCAAGTATTCGACCTTCGTAAGATCCTCATCACTTACTACGTCAAG AGCATCATCTACTATGTGAGTCGGTCTCCTAAGTTAGAAGAGTGGCTCACCAACGAGACAATTCAGGAGGCTCTGCGACCTTGTCTGGGGCCTAACTACGTAGACGGCGACCCCACCTTCAATCTGAACATCGATGAGGACTACGACCACAGGGCCTCAGGCATCACCCCTTCCTCATTCTGCATGGTTTACCTGGACTGGATTCAGTATTGCAACAGCAGGCGTCAAACG CCCGTGACCAGTGAAAGAGATTCTCCACTTGTCGGTCTCTGTTTCGGGTTGTGTATCCTTGGCAGAAGAGCCCTGGGCACGGCCTCTCACAGTATGTCTGCAAG CTTGGAGCCGTTCCTCTATGGCCTCCACGCGCTCTTCAAGGGAGACTTTCGCATCACGTCTCCAAGGGACGAGTGGGTGTTTGCAGATATGGAACTGTTGAATCGTGTCGTGGCGCCAGGAGTGCGGATGTCCCTGAAATTGCATCAG GATCACTTCACATCTCCGGACGAGTATGAAGACCCTACAGTTCTTTACGACGCTATCACTGCCAATGAGGAGAAGATGTTGATATCACACGAGGGTGATCCTGTGTGGCGCAGCGCTATTTTAGCAAACATGCCTTCACTGCTGGCGCTGCGGCACATCATGGATGACGGCAGCGACGAGTACAAGATCATCATGCTTAACAAGAGGTTCCTCAGCTTCCGAGTCATCAAG GTGAACAGAGAGTGTGTGCGTGGGCTGTGGGCGGGGCAACAGCAGGAGCTGGTCTTCCTGCGCAATCGCAACCCAGAACGCGGCAGCATTCAAAACGCCAAACAGGCCCTGAGGAATATGATAAACTCCTCGTGCGACCAGCCTATCGGATACCCCATCTACGTGTCCCCCCTCACCACCTCATACGCCGGGGGGCACAGCCAGCTCCGGTCTGTGTGGGGAGGACCTGTCAGCCCACACAACATTTACACCTGGCTTATCAGCAGCTGGGACAG GTTACAGAAGGGCTGCGGCGCCGGTTGTAACAGCGGAGGTAATATTGAGGACTCGGACTGCGGGGGCGGCTCCACCTCCATCTCTACCAACCCTGCCGTTCACACCACTCAGAGTACACCAGCCTCCAGCCTTCCCCAGCCGCACATCACCACTGTCCAGCCCTCCATGg gcaCAGACAACCCTGTAGGTCCTACCCAGAACTGGCCTCACCACCCCCAACCTCTCCCATTAGCTctgctcagccaatcagagggcaGGATGGAGGCAGGGCTGCTCTCATCCCTACAGCGCACATCCTCCATCCAGGGGCTGCTGGGTCAGCAGCTGTCTAGCTCCCAGCTCTCCTTCAGCAGCTCTGTGGCTCCGCCTGCTCTGCCAGGCCCAGAGCGTTTCTGCCCGGCAAGTCTCCTGGAGAACTCGGGGCACAGAGCGGGCCAGCGGGCTGGCCTCGGCCAGGTCAGCAGCCTACACTATGAGACCCACTTTGGCAAGTGGAGTTTTTCAGGCAGGAAGGGCTTTAACGGACCAGCTGCagtggagggggagggaggaacAGTACAGACCATACGCACACAG CCCACTCCTCCTGCACCCCTACAAGAGACCAGTCTGACACAAGATCCTCTGGGAGCCACTCAGACGCTGGATCCGACCCTGCTGAGTTCAGGggacccccccaccccccgagAGGAATCCACAGAGCTGCCTTTACTTGAGCACCTGCGCTGA